A DNA window from Actinomadura coerulea contains the following coding sequences:
- a CDS encoding iron-siderophore ABC transporter substrate-binding protein: MRTTMRRLTVAAALVLGLATAAACGDDEPAGGSGGSGGTTGAFPVTVAHKLGSAEVKSAPKRIVALGEVDQDALLALGVTPVGMAELTGVQPDGLAPWSAPKLTGGKPKLLKENEAGFNLEEIAALRPDLILAAGDFAIDKEYDKLSKLAPTLAYQNGPAEDSWQQITQQVATAIGRPDDGRKLVADVETKIAGVKAKHPGLAGKEFAFTSVFPNGNVAVMKSGDDTSVKLLQQFGMTLPESLKKLPGDGFAAELSMEKVSVLDVDVLLSHYNDDPATQRKIEANKLFAGLGAVERGSYVPLDLKSFWPLRTPTPLAVPYVIDQVVPRIAKAAGAAGPA, encoded by the coding sequence ATGCGCACCACGATGCGGCGCCTCACCGTCGCCGCCGCGCTCGTCCTGGGACTCGCCACGGCCGCCGCCTGCGGCGACGACGAGCCCGCCGGCGGCTCCGGCGGCTCCGGCGGCACGACCGGGGCGTTCCCGGTCACCGTCGCCCACAAGCTCGGCTCGGCCGAGGTGAAGTCCGCGCCGAAGCGGATCGTCGCGCTCGGCGAGGTCGACCAGGACGCGCTGCTCGCCCTCGGCGTCACGCCCGTCGGCATGGCCGAGCTCACCGGCGTCCAGCCCGACGGCCTGGCCCCTTGGAGCGCGCCGAAGCTGACCGGGGGCAAGCCCAAGCTCCTCAAGGAGAACGAGGCGGGCTTCAACCTGGAGGAGATCGCCGCGCTGCGGCCCGACCTGATCCTGGCCGCCGGCGACTTCGCCATCGACAAGGAGTACGACAAGCTCTCCAAGCTCGCGCCGACCCTCGCCTACCAGAACGGCCCCGCCGAGGACTCCTGGCAGCAGATCACCCAGCAGGTCGCCACCGCGATCGGCCGTCCCGACGACGGCAGGAAGCTCGTCGCCGACGTCGAGACGAAGATCGCGGGGGTGAAGGCGAAGCACCCCGGGCTGGCCGGCAAGGAGTTCGCCTTCACCAGCGTCTTCCCCAACGGGAACGTCGCCGTGATGAAGTCCGGCGACGACACGAGCGTGAAGCTGCTCCAGCAGTTCGGCATGACGCTGCCCGAGTCGCTGAAGAAGCTGCCCGGCGACGGGTTCGCCGCCGAGCTGAGCATGGAGAAGGTCTCCGTCCTGGACGTGGACGTCCTGCTCAGCCACTACAACGACGACCCCGCCACGCAGAGGAAGATCGAGGCGAACAAGCTGTTCGCCGGGCTCGGCGCCGTCGAGCGCGGCTCCTACGTGCCGCTGGACCTCAAGTCGTTCTGGCCGCTGCGCACCCCCACCCCGCTCGCCGTCCCCTACGTGATCGACCAGGTCGTCCCGCGGATCGCCAAGGCCGCGGGCGCGGCCGGGCCCGCCTGA
- a CDS encoding lysine N(6)-hydroxylase/L-ornithine N(5)-oxygenase family protein: MNTPVRDVVGIGFGPSNLALAVALEEEHGGADAVFFEKQPAFGWHRGMLIDGATMQVHFLKDLASLRNPASPYSFLAYLHARGRLVDFVNHKTMFPTRLEFHDYLEWAAAAFENRVRYGTEVVALRPHDDEALEVVVRRGDELETHLARNVVIGAGLEPFLPEGVQAGERIWHTEDLLTRLAERGDWDPRRVVVVGAGQSAAEAVEYLHRTFPRTEVCAVFARYGYSPADDSAFANRIFDPEAVDHYYAAPGDVKRMLFEYSRNTNYSVVDLDLIDELYRRAYAEKVAGAERLRILNVSRVLDVAGGGAGGARVRVAFLPTGEVADLDADAVVYATGYRERDPFDLLGEAGAHCRTGPDGRPVVERDYRIATEPGPEWGVYLQGATEHSHGIASSLLSMTAVRTGEIVRSMARRSARVTPGV, translated from the coding sequence ATGAACACCCCCGTCCGCGACGTGGTCGGCATCGGGTTCGGCCCGTCCAACCTGGCGCTCGCCGTCGCACTGGAGGAGGAGCACGGCGGCGCGGACGCGGTGTTCTTCGAGAAGCAGCCCGCGTTCGGCTGGCACCGCGGCATGCTGATCGACGGCGCCACCATGCAGGTGCACTTCCTCAAGGACCTCGCGTCGCTGCGGAACCCCGCCAGCCCGTACTCGTTCCTGGCCTACCTGCACGCCCGGGGCCGCCTGGTCGACTTCGTCAACCACAAGACGATGTTCCCGACGCGGCTGGAGTTCCACGACTACCTCGAATGGGCCGCCGCCGCGTTCGAGAACCGCGTCCGCTACGGGACGGAGGTCGTCGCGCTCCGCCCGCACGACGACGAGGCCCTGGAGGTCGTCGTGCGGCGCGGCGACGAACTGGAGACGCACCTCGCCCGCAACGTCGTCATCGGCGCGGGGCTCGAACCCTTCCTGCCGGAGGGCGTCCAGGCGGGGGAGCGGATCTGGCACACCGAGGACCTGCTCACCCGGCTCGCCGAGCGCGGCGACTGGGACCCGCGCCGCGTCGTCGTGGTGGGCGCCGGGCAGAGCGCCGCCGAGGCCGTCGAGTACCTGCACCGCACCTTCCCCCGCACCGAGGTGTGCGCGGTCTTCGCGCGGTACGGGTACTCGCCCGCCGACGACAGCGCGTTCGCCAACCGCATCTTCGACCCCGAGGCGGTCGACCACTACTACGCCGCGCCCGGCGACGTGAAGCGCATGCTGTTCGAGTACTCGCGCAACACCAACTACTCCGTGGTGGACCTCGACCTCATCGACGAGCTGTACCGGCGCGCCTACGCCGAGAAGGTCGCGGGCGCCGAGCGGCTGCGCATCCTCAACGTCTCCCGCGTCCTGGACGTCGCCGGCGGCGGCGCCGGCGGGGCGCGGGTCCGGGTCGCGTTCCTGCCGACCGGAGAGGTCGCGGACCTGGACGCCGACGCCGTCGTCTACGCCACCGGATACCGCGAACGCGACCCGTTCGACCTGCTCGGCGAGGCGGGCGCGCACTGCCGCACCGGCCCGGACGGGCGCCCCGTCGTCGAGCGCGACTACCGCATCGCCACCGAACCCGGCCCCGAGTGGGGCGTCTACCTGCAGGGGGCGACCGAGCACAGCCACGGGATCGCCTCCTCGCTGCTGTCCATGACCGCCGTGCGCACCGGGGAGATCGTCCGGTCCATGGCGCGGCGGTCCGCCCGCGTCACCCCCGGCGTCTAG
- a CDS encoding MbtH family protein — protein MTTNPFDDPDGTFLVLANAEGQHSLWPAFADVPAGWTTVHGPESRSGCIGYVTDNWKDIRPRSLAAEAP, from the coding sequence ATGACGACCAACCCGTTCGACGACCCCGACGGCACGTTCCTCGTCCTCGCCAACGCCGAGGGCCAGCACTCCCTGTGGCCCGCGTTCGCCGACGTCCCCGCCGGCTGGACGACGGTCCACGGCCCCGAGTCCCGGTCCGGCTGCATCGGGTACGTCACGGACAACTGGAAGGACATCCGCCCGCGGAGCCTGGCCGCCGAGGCGCCGTGA
- a CDS encoding alpha/beta hydrolase family esterase, whose product MKIAVRAAMIVALLATLIAHPLPAGASDDAPGTSKHTIPMGDWNRPYLLHVPPGREGGAPPPLIVALHGGLNDSEYVRRQSGLDEVADRHGYAVAYPDGLLGTWNAGACCWFARWTGVDDVAFLDKLIDTLVRQGVADPRRVFVTGFSNGGGMAYRYACERSDRIAGIAVVSGALAIGCTPRKPVSVLAFHGTWDPSVPYEGGGNMDADVHFPFIPVKFLMEFWRWVDRLPALSQPVPDGPDDCVGTGPGPVVVALCTRQRGGHEWPDYASELMARFFADRPSLPKT is encoded by the coding sequence ATGAAGATCGCCGTGCGGGCGGCGATGATCGTGGCGCTCCTCGCGACGCTCATCGCCCACCCCCTGCCCGCCGGAGCGTCCGACGACGCCCCGGGAACGTCGAAGCACACCATTCCCATGGGCGACTGGAACCGCCCCTACCTGCTGCACGTCCCGCCGGGACGCGAGGGCGGCGCGCCGCCGCCGCTCATCGTGGCGCTGCACGGCGGCCTGAACGACTCCGAGTACGTCCGCAGGCAGAGCGGGCTCGACGAGGTCGCCGACCGCCACGGCTACGCCGTCGCCTACCCCGACGGGCTCCTCGGCACCTGGAACGCCGGGGCCTGCTGCTGGTTCGCCCGCTGGACCGGCGTCGACGACGTCGCGTTCCTCGACAAGCTGATCGACACGCTGGTGCGGCAGGGCGTCGCCGACCCCCGCCGGGTCTTCGTGACCGGTTTCTCCAACGGCGGCGGCATGGCGTACCGGTACGCGTGCGAACGGTCGGACAGGATCGCCGGGATAGCCGTGGTGTCCGGGGCGCTCGCGATCGGATGCACGCCGAGAAAGCCGGTGTCGGTACTGGCCTTCCACGGGACGTGGGACCCGTCCGTCCCCTATGAGGGCGGCGGGAACATGGACGCGGACGTCCATTTCCCCTTCATCCCGGTCAAGTTCCTCATGGAGTTCTGGAGGTGGGTGGACAGGCTTCCCGCGCTCTCGCAGCCGGTGCCGGACGGGCCGGACGACTGCGTCGGCACGGGACCGGGCCCCGTCGTCGTCGCGCTGTGCACCAGGCAGCGCGGCGGGCACGAATGGCCGGATTACGCCAGCGAGCTCATGGCCAGGTTCTTCGCGGACAGGCCGTCCCTGCCGAAGACCTGA
- a CDS encoding long-chain fatty acid--CoA ligase: MILSTMQDFPLSVAAILRHGARVYGRSECVTWTGGGAPRRATFAQIAGNAERLASALAGLGVRPGDRVATFCWNNQEHLEAYFAVPAMGAVLHTLNIRLFPEQLSHIINHADDQVVIVDDTLVPLLARVVHELPAVEAFVVVGDGDASALEANANGAPVLRYHTLLAAEEPGYAWPEVDERSAASMCYTSGTTGDPKGVVYSHRSTFLHAMAVQSASLVGITEADRVLTIVPMFHVNAWGLPYGAFLSGATLHMPGPFMQPEHLAKFIAAERSTLASAVPTIWNGILALGEREEIDLSSLRAGTSGGAAAPRVLLERFERRYGLRIIQGWGMTETSPLGGMAFPPPGVEPGTDEDMYWRLKSGRVAAGVEMRIVDDSGAELPWDGESVGEIEVRGPWITGAYHRDPAPGKFDDGWLRTGDIGTIDDRGFYQITDRAKDVIKSGGEWISSVELENHLMAHPAVAEAAVIGVPDARWDERPLACVVLRPEASAAPAELASFLADKVARWQVPEYWTFLDEIPKTTVGKFDKKPLRARHRDAALEIEHVER, encoded by the coding sequence ATGATCCTCAGCACGATGCAGGACTTTCCGCTGTCCGTCGCCGCGATCCTGCGGCACGGGGCGCGCGTCTACGGGCGCAGCGAGTGCGTGACGTGGACGGGCGGCGGCGCGCCCCGGCGCGCGACGTTCGCGCAGATCGCCGGCAACGCCGAGCGGCTCGCGTCCGCCCTGGCCGGGCTGGGCGTCCGTCCCGGCGACCGGGTGGCGACGTTCTGCTGGAACAACCAGGAGCACCTGGAGGCGTACTTCGCGGTGCCCGCCATGGGGGCGGTCCTGCACACGCTGAACATCCGGCTGTTCCCCGAGCAGCTGTCGCACATCATCAACCACGCCGACGACCAGGTCGTCATCGTCGACGACACCCTTGTCCCGCTGCTGGCGCGCGTCGTGCACGAACTTCCCGCCGTCGAGGCGTTCGTCGTCGTCGGGGACGGCGACGCCTCGGCCCTGGAGGCCAACGCCAACGGGGCGCCCGTCCTGCGCTACCACACGCTGCTCGCCGCGGAGGAGCCCGGTTACGCATGGCCGGAGGTGGACGAGCGCTCCGCCGCGTCCATGTGCTACACCAGCGGCACCACGGGCGACCCCAAGGGCGTGGTGTACTCGCACCGCTCCACGTTCCTGCACGCGATGGCCGTGCAGTCGGCGTCACTGGTGGGCATCACCGAGGCCGACCGGGTCCTGACCATCGTGCCGATGTTCCACGTCAACGCCTGGGGCCTTCCGTACGGGGCGTTCCTGTCCGGGGCGACGCTGCACATGCCGGGGCCGTTCATGCAGCCGGAGCACCTCGCGAAGTTCATCGCCGCCGAGCGGAGCACGCTCGCCTCCGCCGTCCCGACGATCTGGAACGGGATCCTGGCCCTCGGGGAGCGGGAGGAGATCGACCTGTCGTCGCTGCGGGCGGGCACCTCCGGCGGCGCCGCCGCGCCCCGCGTCCTGCTGGAGCGCTTCGAGCGGCGGTACGGGCTGCGCATCATCCAGGGCTGGGGCATGACGGAGACGAGCCCGCTCGGCGGCATGGCGTTCCCGCCGCCCGGCGTCGAGCCCGGCACCGACGAGGACATGTACTGGCGGCTGAAGTCCGGCCGCGTCGCCGCGGGCGTCGAGATGCGCATCGTGGACGACTCCGGGGCCGAGCTGCCGTGGGACGGCGAGTCCGTCGGCGAGATCGAGGTGCGCGGCCCGTGGATCACCGGCGCCTACCACCGCGACCCCGCGCCCGGGAAGTTCGACGACGGCTGGCTGCGCACCGGCGACATCGGCACGATCGACGACCGCGGCTTCTACCAGATCACCGACCGCGCGAAGGACGTCATCAAGTCGGGCGGCGAGTGGATCTCCTCGGTGGAGCTGGAGAACCACCTCATGGCCCATCCCGCCGTGGCGGAGGCCGCCGTCATCGGCGTCCCCGACGCCCGCTGGGACGAGCGCCCCCTCGCCTGCGTCGTCCTGCGCCCGGAGGCGTCCGCAGCCCCCGCGGAACTGGCGTCGTTCCTCGCGGACAAGGTCGCCCGCTGGCAGGTCCCCGAGTACTGGACGTTCCTGGACGAGATCCCCAAGACCACGGTCGGGAAGTTCGACAAGAAGCCCCTTCGTGCCCGGCACAGGGACGCGGCGCTCGAGATCGAGCACGTGGAGCGCTGA
- a CDS encoding TetR/AcrR family transcriptional regulator, with the protein MARAPASRTAGTLPLPDRLLAVATRMFAEKGFENTSVQEIVNAAGVTKGAMYHYFGSKDDLLYEIYHRLLGLQTSRLEQIAGGPGTAAERLRAAAVDVLNTSFLYLDDFTVFFRSTHLLSRDRREAVRAERRRYHERFRALVEEGQREGTFRTETPADIAVHFFFGTVHQIGAWYRPGGRLKTAAISEHYVDLFLHGLEN; encoded by the coding sequence ATGGCGCGGGCGCCCGCGAGCCGGACCGCCGGCACCCTGCCCCTGCCCGACCGGCTGCTGGCCGTGGCGACGCGGATGTTCGCCGAGAAGGGCTTCGAGAACACCTCGGTGCAGGAGATCGTGAACGCCGCCGGGGTGACCAAGGGCGCCATGTACCACTACTTCGGCTCCAAGGACGACCTGCTCTACGAGATCTACCACCGGCTCCTCGGCCTGCAGACGTCCCGGCTGGAGCAGATCGCGGGCGGCCCCGGGACGGCCGCCGAGCGGCTCCGCGCCGCCGCCGTCGACGTCCTCAACACCTCGTTCCTCTACCTGGACGACTTCACCGTCTTCTTCCGCTCGACGCACCTGCTCTCCCGCGACCGCCGGGAGGCCGTCCGCGCCGAACGGCGCCGCTACCACGAGCGCTTCCGCGCCCTGGTCGAGGAGGGCCAGCGCGAGGGCACGTTCCGCACCGAGACGCCCGCCGACATCGCGGTCCACTTCTTCTTCGGCACCGTCCACCAGATCGGCGCCTGGTACCGCCCGGGCGGCCGCCTCAAGACGGCCGCCATCAGCGAGCACTACGTGGACCTGTTCCTCCACGGCCTGGAGAACTAG
- a CDS encoding ABC transporter ATP-binding protein has translation MSGSSAILELREVTVRFAGLVALDGVSLTAPQGRVTGVIGPNGAGKTTLFNVVCGFVRPESGEVRWRGRVLGRHRPHDLTRLGIARTLQGLGLFPGLTVLENVMVGADPHARAGFWSGLFALPRADRDEAALRERAMARLAELGVAGEAARPPGELPYGVQKRVALARALVAEPDLLLLDEPAAGLSAAEIDELAGLIRGLRGGPAVVLVEHHMDLVMGVCDQVVVLDFGRVIASGPPERVRDDPAVLDAYLGEEVGGA, from the coding sequence ATGTCCGGCTCCTCCGCGATCCTGGAACTTCGAGAAGTGACCGTCCGCTTCGCCGGGCTGGTCGCATTGGACGGGGTGTCGCTCACGGCGCCCCAAGGGCGGGTCACCGGCGTGATCGGCCCGAACGGCGCGGGCAAGACGACGCTCTTCAACGTCGTGTGCGGATTCGTCCGGCCGGAGTCCGGTGAGGTGCGCTGGCGGGGCCGGGTCCTCGGCCGCCACCGGCCCCACGACCTGACGCGGCTGGGAATCGCCCGGACCCTCCAGGGCCTCGGGCTGTTCCCGGGGCTGACCGTGCTGGAGAACGTGATGGTCGGCGCGGACCCGCACGCCAGGGCCGGGTTCTGGAGCGGCCTGTTCGCGCTGCCGCGCGCCGACCGCGACGAGGCGGCCCTGCGCGAGCGGGCCATGGCCCGGCTCGCGGAGCTGGGCGTCGCCGGCGAGGCCGCGCGGCCGCCGGGGGAGCTGCCCTACGGCGTGCAGAAGCGGGTCGCGCTGGCCCGCGCGCTCGTGGCCGAGCCCGACCTGCTGCTGCTGGACGAGCCCGCCGCCGGGCTGTCCGCGGCCGAGATCGACGAGCTCGCCGGGCTGATCCGCGGGCTGCGCGGCGGGCCCGCCGTCGTCCTCGTCGAGCACCACATGGACCTCGTCATGGGCGTCTGCGACCAGGTCGTCGTGCTGGACTTCGGCAGGGTCATCGCGAGCGGCCCGCCGGAGCGCGTGCGCGACGACCCGGCCGTCCTCGACGCCTACCTCGGCGAGGAGGTCGGCGGTGCTTGA
- a CDS encoding ABC transporter ATP-binding protein: MLEVKDLTVSYGAVRALGGVDLAVEEGSLTAVLGANGAGKTTLLRAVSGLLRPRAGRVELDGADITGRAVEEIVRLGVAHVPQSGGVITELTVRDNLRLGGLWRRDRAALGRRVAEMYELFPPLAQRRSRAAATLSGGERQMLALARALTGAPRLLLVDEPSLGLAPRVVAQLMAVLRRLCDEDGRTVLLVEQNARSALSVADRAVVLDLGRVVADETASAIAADDRLRHAYLGF; encoded by the coding sequence GTGCTTGAGGTGAAGGACCTCACGGTCTCCTACGGCGCGGTCCGCGCGCTCGGCGGCGTCGATCTGGCGGTCGAGGAGGGCTCGCTCACCGCCGTGCTCGGCGCGAACGGCGCGGGGAAGACCACGCTCCTGCGCGCCGTCTCGGGCCTCCTGCGGCCCCGCGCGGGACGCGTCGAGCTGGACGGCGCGGACATCACCGGGCGGGCGGTCGAGGAGATCGTCCGGCTCGGCGTCGCGCACGTCCCGCAGAGCGGCGGCGTCATCACCGAACTGACCGTGCGGGACAACCTGCGGCTCGGCGGGCTGTGGCGGCGCGACCGGGCGGCGCTCGGGCGCCGCGTCGCCGAGATGTACGAGCTGTTCCCGCCGCTCGCGCAGCGCCGGTCCCGCGCCGCCGCCACCCTGTCCGGCGGCGAGCGGCAGATGCTCGCGCTGGCCCGGGCGCTCACCGGGGCGCCGCGGCTGCTGCTGGTGGACGAGCCGTCCCTCGGCCTCGCGCCGCGGGTGGTCGCCCAGCTGATGGCCGTGCTGCGGCGGCTGTGCGACGAGGACGGCCGGACCGTGCTGCTCGTGGAGCAGAACGCGCGCAGCGCGCTGTCGGTCGCCGACCGCGCCGTCGTCCTGGACCTCGGCCGCGTCGTGGCGGACGAGACCGCCTCCGCCATCGCCGCCGACGACCGTCTCCGCCACGCCTACCTGGGGTTCTGA
- a CDS encoding branched-chain amino acid ABC transporter permease produces MVRFLNLTLAGITSGAVFAAVALALVLIWRSTRVVNFAQGGMLMFTTFLAWSVIDAGGSYWLALGAALASGLVLGAVVERVVVRPVEDKPPLNAVIVTLGLLVLLQAAAGMIWGDTPHSYPPAFTIKGLSAGGTRLLLSPFDLFVIGAVAAVMVLLTLLFVRTDLGLRLRASAFAPEIARLQGVRVGRMLTLGWALAALVGSLAGVLIAPSVFVGPAQFDAMLVFGFTAAVIGGLDSPAGAVTGGLLLGCALSYVSGYLGSELVALGALAALIAVLMVRPNGLFAASTGRRV; encoded by the coding sequence ATGGTGCGCTTCCTCAATCTCACGCTCGCCGGGATCACCTCCGGGGCGGTGTTCGCGGCGGTCGCGCTGGCCCTGGTGCTGATCTGGCGCTCCACCCGCGTCGTGAACTTCGCGCAGGGCGGCATGCTGATGTTCACGACCTTCCTCGCCTGGAGCGTCATCGACGCGGGCGGCTCCTACTGGCTCGCGCTCGGCGCCGCCCTGGCGTCCGGGCTGGTGCTGGGCGCCGTCGTCGAGCGGGTCGTGGTGCGCCCCGTGGAGGACAAGCCGCCGCTGAACGCGGTGATCGTCACCCTCGGCCTGCTGGTGCTGCTCCAGGCCGCCGCGGGCATGATCTGGGGCGACACGCCGCACTCCTACCCGCCCGCCTTCACGATCAAGGGCCTGTCCGCCGGCGGGACGCGGCTGCTGCTGTCGCCGTTCGACCTGTTCGTCATCGGCGCCGTCGCCGCGGTCATGGTGCTGCTGACGCTGCTGTTCGTCCGCACCGACCTCGGGCTGCGGCTGCGGGCGTCGGCGTTCGCGCCGGAGATCGCCCGGCTGCAGGGCGTCCGCGTCGGCCGGATGCTGACCCTCGGCTGGGCGCTCGCCGCGCTCGTCGGCTCCCTCGCCGGGGTGCTGATCGCCCCGTCGGTGTTCGTCGGGCCCGCGCAGTTCGACGCCATGCTCGTCTTCGGGTTCACCGCCGCCGTGATCGGCGGGCTGGACAGCCCCGCGGGCGCCGTGACCGGCGGGCTCCTGCTCGGCTGCGCCCTCAGCTACGTGTCCGGCTACCTCGGCTCCGAGCTGGTCGCCCTCGGAGCGCTCGCGGCCCTCATCGCCGTCCTGATGGTCAGACCGAACGGCCTGTTCGCGGCGAGCACCGGACGGAGGGTGTGA
- a CDS encoding branched-chain amino acid ABC transporter permease — protein MTAFARRVQQRSTLARHASGAVLALAALYVLTTAAGPYRDLQIAQAAYLTCAVAGLTVLTGLGGQISLGHGAFMAVGAYTAALVIGHWGWPLAAVLPAAAGATALAGAVVGAVAARLHGPYLAGATLAFAVGLPGLANYKPLTGVLGGQNGLTIVPPVPPAALGETFPLERWQAWICCLGAVATLFLLANLTRGRFGRTLRASRDDEIAAALSGVRVARLRIAATVVSAACAGLAGGLLALVATLAAPGAFPLTLSLQLIAAIVIGGLGSLAGAMWGALILVYVPTWAADLSSSSGLSHNIASNLPLAVYGLVLIAVTLAFPRGVQGGLRDIGGAVRRRARGRRDRAPGSRGPAPSDTSGPTTTHAGGADEATPDDAGARPDDRGDAGGRGERLRR, from the coding sequence GTGACCGCCTTCGCGCGACGCGTCCAGCAGCGCTCCACCCTGGCCCGGCACGCGTCCGGCGCCGTCCTCGCGCTCGCCGCGCTGTACGTCCTGACGACGGCCGCGGGCCCCTACCGGGACCTGCAGATCGCGCAGGCCGCCTACCTCACCTGCGCGGTCGCGGGCCTGACGGTGCTGACGGGCCTCGGCGGGCAGATCTCCCTCGGGCACGGCGCGTTCATGGCCGTCGGCGCCTACACCGCCGCGCTGGTCATCGGTCACTGGGGCTGGCCGCTCGCGGCGGTCCTGCCGGCGGCGGCCGGGGCCACCGCCCTCGCGGGCGCGGTGGTCGGCGCCGTAGCGGCCCGGCTGCACGGCCCGTACCTGGCGGGCGCCACCCTCGCCTTCGCCGTCGGGCTGCCCGGCCTCGCCAACTACAAGCCGCTCACCGGCGTGCTCGGCGGCCAGAACGGGCTGACGATCGTCCCGCCGGTCCCGCCCGCCGCGCTCGGCGAGACGTTCCCGCTGGAGCGCTGGCAGGCGTGGATCTGCTGCCTCGGCGCCGTCGCCACCCTGTTCCTGCTCGCCAACCTGACCCGCGGCCGGTTCGGGCGGACGCTGCGCGCCAGCCGCGACGACGAGATCGCCGCGGCGCTGAGCGGGGTCCGCGTCGCCCGGCTGCGGATCGCCGCGACCGTCGTCTCGGCGGCCTGCGCCGGGCTCGCCGGCGGGCTGCTCGCCCTGGTCGCCACGCTGGCCGCGCCGGGCGCGTTCCCGCTCACGCTGTCCCTCCAGCTCATCGCCGCGATCGTCATCGGCGGGCTCGGCAGCCTGGCGGGGGCCATGTGGGGCGCGCTGATCCTGGTCTACGTGCCGACATGGGCGGCGGACCTGTCGTCCTCGTCCGGCCTCTCGCACAACATCGCGTCGAACCTGCCCCTCGCCGTCTACGGGCTCGTGCTCATCGCGGTGACGCTGGCCTTCCCGCGCGGCGTCCAGGGTGGGCTGCGCGACATCGGCGGCGCCGTCCGGCGCCGGGCGCGCGGGAGGCGCGACCGGGCTCCCGGGTCGCGCGGGCCCGCGCCGAGCGACACATCGGGGCCCACCACAACGCACGCAGGAGGAGCAGATGAAGCGACCCCGGACGATGCGGGCGCTCGCCCTGACGACCGCGGCGACGCTGGCGGTCGCGGCGAGCGGCTGCGGCGGTGA